From Verrucomicrobia bacterium S94, the proteins below share one genomic window:
- a CDS encoding aldo/keto reductase, translated as MAEDGVDPNIVPKKKLNNGEEIPAIGMGTFGSDRFDNVQIANAVVGAAEYGQRAFDCASVYGNEKEIGVALKTIQDGGVPREELYITSKVWNDAHDRVIESCKQSLEDLQLDYLDLYLVHWPFPNFHAKGVSVDSRDPNAKPYIHEDFMKTWAQMEKLVEMGLVKSIGTSNMTKAKMELLLRDCKIKPVVTEMEMHPHFQQTELFNYYVENEIQPIAFCPIGSPTRPDRDKTENDTVDIEDPVVKKIAERLGVHPAVVCIKWAVQRGQIPIPFSIYEAEYRSNLKCALPDYMRITDEEMAELATIDKNCRLIKGQVFLWEGSKGWEDLWDEDGTIAQ; from the coding sequence ATGGCCGAAGACGGTGTCGATCCGAACATTGTTCCGAAAAAGAAACTGAATAACGGCGAGGAGATTCCGGCTATCGGTATGGGCACGTTCGGTTCCGACCGTTTTGATAACGTGCAGATTGCCAATGCGGTGGTCGGCGCGGCGGAATACGGCCAGCGTGCGTTCGACTGCGCTTCCGTATACGGAAACGAAAAGGAAATCGGTGTTGCACTGAAAACCATTCAGGACGGCGGCGTTCCGCGCGAGGAACTTTATATTACTTCCAAAGTCTGGAATGATGCGCATGATCGGGTGATTGAATCGTGCAAACAGTCGCTTGAAGATCTGCAGCTGGATTATCTGGATCTTTATCTGGTTCACTGGCCGTTCCCGAATTTCCATGCGAAGGGTGTTTCCGTGGATTCGCGCGATCCGAATGCGAAACCGTATATTCATGAAGATTTCATGAAAACCTGGGCGCAGATGGAAAAGCTGGTTGAGATGGGACTTGTTAAATCCATCGGTACTTCCAACATGACGAAGGCTAAGATGGAGCTGCTGCTGCGCGACTGCAAAATCAAGCCGGTCGTTACAGAAATGGAGATGCACCCGCACTTCCAGCAGACGGAACTGTTCAACTATTATGTTGAAAATGAAATTCAGCCGATTGCCTTCTGCCCGATCGGCTCCCCGACCCGTCCGGACCGCGATAAAACGGAAAACGATACCGTGGATATCGAAGATCCGGTGGTGAAGAAAATCGCTGAGCGCCTTGGCGTGCACCCGGCTGTGGTCTGCATTAAATGGGCGGTACAGCGCGGCCAGATTCCGATTCCTTTCTCGATCTATGAAGCGGAATACCGCAGTAATCTGAAGTGTGCGCTTCCGGATTACATGCGCATTACCGACGAAGAAATGGCCGAGCTGGCAACGATCGATAAAAACTGCCGCCTGATCAAAGGTCAGGTATTCCTCTGGGAAGGTAGTAAGGGGTGGGAAGACCTCTGGGACGAAGACGGCACCATTGCCCAGTAG
- a CDS encoding DUF4976 domain-containing protein, giving the protein MNRIILAAALLTLSTVTAQAGTDKPNILFIFADDLSYETIGAHGMLDIDTPHLDTLVEEGTSFTHAYNMGAYNGAVCAASRAMLNSGRFLWNSCWLGKSNFKMSRERDAQHMWSQQMKKAGYKTYMTGKWHVNVPPSQVFDVVEDPRGGMPEDFWNKGSDDGTKPRYYGYFRPADEEDYKNGWKPWDKSNGGYWKGGKHWSEVVADHGIEFLKDAAKQDKPFFIYLAFNAAHDPRQAPKEYIDRYPLDRIKLPENFRPEYEFKDEIGCGKNLRDAALAPFPRTEFAVKVHRQEYFALITHMDDQIGRVLQTLKDTGQLDNTYIVFTADHGLAVGHHGLIGKQNMYDHSVRVPFLIVGPDVKPGASNDTPIYLQDAMPTALEIAGEPVPDYVEFKSLLPLLDGSETRHYDSIYGAYKGLQRMICKNGWKLIHYPTINKNRLYNMKADPMEMNDLSANPEYAAKIHELQTELQNLSTAMNDPLDYDDPVGSWEKASSP; this is encoded by the coding sequence ATGAACAGGATTATATTAGCCGCAGCCCTCCTGACACTGAGCACAGTCACCGCACAGGCCGGAACCGACAAACCGAATATCCTCTTTATTTTCGCCGACGACCTCTCCTACGAAACCATCGGTGCCCACGGCATGCTGGATATTGATACCCCTCACCTCGACACCCTCGTTGAGGAAGGCACCAGTTTCACCCATGCCTACAATATGGGCGCGTATAACGGAGCTGTTTGCGCCGCCAGCCGGGCCATGCTCAACTCCGGCCGTTTTTTATGGAATTCCTGCTGGCTGGGAAAAAGTAATTTTAAAATGTCCCGCGAGCGCGATGCACAGCATATGTGGTCGCAGCAAATGAAAAAAGCGGGCTACAAAACCTATATGACCGGGAAATGGCACGTGAATGTTCCTCCGTCACAGGTTTTCGATGTTGTAGAAGATCCGCGCGGCGGCATGCCGGAAGATTTCTGGAACAAAGGATCGGATGACGGAACCAAACCCCGTTATTACGGCTACTTTCGGCCCGCTGACGAAGAGGACTACAAAAACGGCTGGAAACCGTGGGATAAATCAAACGGCGGATACTGGAAAGGCGGAAAACACTGGAGCGAAGTCGTTGCAGACCACGGCATCGAATTTCTGAAAGATGCCGCAAAGCAGGACAAACCCTTCTTTATCTACCTGGCCTTCAACGCCGCACACGATCCCCGCCAGGCCCCGAAGGAATATATCGACCGCTATCCCCTCGACCGCATTAAACTTCCGGAAAATTTCAGACCGGAATATGAATTCAAGGACGAAATCGGATGCGGAAAAAACCTGCGGGATGCCGCACTGGCCCCTTTTCCCCGCACTGAATTCGCCGTAAAAGTTCATCGTCAGGAATACTTCGCCCTGATCACACACATGGACGACCAGATCGGCCGCGTTCTTCAAACCCTGAAAGATACCGGTCAGCTCGATAACACCTATATTGTATTTACAGCCGACCACGGCCTCGCTGTCGGCCACCACGGACTGATCGGCAAACAGAATATGTATGATCACAGCGTACGCGTACCCTTCCTCATTGTCGGACCCGATGTAAAACCCGGCGCCAGCAACGACACACCGATCTACCTGCAGGATGCCATGCCAACCGCTCTGGAGATCGCCGGCGAACCGGTACCGGACTACGTGGAATTCAAAAGCCTGCTTCCGCTGCTGGACGGATCGGAAACCCGGCACTACGATTCCATTTACGGGGCCTACAAAGGCCTCCAGCGCATGATCTGTAAAAACGGATGGAAACTGATTCACTATCCAACGATCAATAAAAACCGGCTCTACAACATGAAAGCCGACCCGATGGAAATGAACGACCTTTCCGCCAATCCGGAATATGCCGCAAAAATCCATGAATTGCAGACCGAACTGCAGAACTTAAGCACTGCAATGAACGATCCGCTCGATTATGATGATCCCGTTGGAAGCTGGGAGAAAGCATCCTCCCCGTAA
- a CDS encoding AraC family transcriptional regulator, producing MEKTTAPFISTQVSSGEYYYLNLTPEKDATEVVVCGGREQCAPSYRIERNSFRFFSIEFVSSGRGSLTINNQTYPLRPGAIYCYGPRTKHIIETDAENPMLKHFIDFTGSSLAALLKRTGFAKGEPLFVSRPFRIRNIFENLITTGNTESRNRNELCALLLRQLILTADDNSMDADAAFSPAWQTYMRCRQYIERNYLDLPNIGKTAEACFIDQAYLSRLFKRFAEESPLQLLTRLKMSKAADLLSSGDFLIKQVGEQVGFPDPYHFSRVFKRVYGIPPETFTRAARRQG from the coding sequence ATGGAAAAAACAACCGCCCCATTCATTTCAACACAGGTCAGTTCGGGGGAATACTACTACCTCAATTTAACCCCGGAAAAAGACGCGACCGAAGTTGTGGTCTGCGGCGGCCGCGAACAGTGCGCACCGAGTTACCGCATTGAACGGAACAGCTTCCGCTTTTTCTCCATTGAGTTTGTCTCGTCCGGCCGCGGATCCCTCACCATAAACAATCAAACCTATCCGCTGCGCCCCGGCGCCATCTATTGCTACGGACCGCGAACAAAGCACATCATCGAAACCGATGCCGAAAACCCCATGCTGAAGCATTTTATCGACTTCACAGGCAGCTCGCTGGCTGCTCTTCTGAAACGCACCGGTTTTGCAAAAGGAGAACCGCTCTTTGTCTCCCGCCCGTTCCGCATTCGGAACATCTTCGAAAACCTCATCACCACCGGCAATACCGAAAGCCGGAACCGGAATGAACTTTGCGCCCTGCTGCTGCGCCAGCTCATTCTCACGGCCGACGATAATTCCATGGATGCCGATGCCGCATTTTCGCCCGCGTGGCAGACCTATATGCGATGCCGCCAATACATTGAACGCAACTACCTTGATCTGCCGAACATCGGGAAAACCGCCGAAGCCTGCTTTATTGATCAGGCCTATCTCTCACGCCTTTTCAAGCGGTTTGCCGAAGAATCTCCTCTCCAGCTGCTGACCCGCCTGAAAATGAGTAAGGCCGCCGACCTGCTCAGCAGCGGTGATTTTCTGATCAAACAGGTCGGCGAGCAGGTGGGCTTTCCCGATCCCTACCATTTTTCCCGCGTTTTTAAACGCGTCTACGGAATCCCGCCCGAAACCTTCACCCGTGCAGCCCGACGACAGGGATAA
- the ilvD gene encoding dihydroxy-acid dehydratase: MSARKFGKEQRSYSSTIVDGVERAPSRSMLRAVGFSDADFKKPQIGIASTWSMVTPCNMHINRLADEAEKGVSVAGGKAVQFNTISISDGISMGTEGMKYSLVSREIIADSIEAVTACEGFDGVVAFGGCDKNMPGCLMALARLNRPSVFVYGGSIKPGCYCGKDVDIVSVFEAVGQHAKGEISSAELAEIERCAIPGAGSCGGMYTANTMASAIEALGMALPNSSSRVAVSKDKKEEAHAAGRAVMHLVEKGIKPSDILTRTAFLNAITVVMALGGSTNAVLHLLAMAKAAKVRLRLSDFTAVGKRVPVLADLKPSGKYVMNDLAQIGGVAPLMARLMKEGLIDGNCMTVTGKTLKQNLALVKPYPKKQEIIRPMNRPVKKEGHLVILKGNLAPDGAVAKISGKEGLFFEGKAVVFNSEEQALKKILDGSVKAGHVVVIRYEGPQGGPGMREMLSPTSAIMGRGLGKEVALITDGRFSGGSHGFVIGHITPEAYVGGPLALVKNGDIISIDASRRSIEVKLSAAELSRRSSAWKQPRPKHKTGVLAKYAKLVGPASEGAVTG; the protein is encoded by the coding sequence ATGAGCGCAAGAAAATTCGGGAAAGAGCAGCGATCGTATTCATCCACCATTGTCGACGGTGTAGAGCGGGCCCCCAGCCGGTCGATGCTTCGTGCGGTGGGATTTTCGGATGCCGACTTTAAAAAACCGCAGATCGGCATCGCGTCCACCTGGAGTATGGTGACCCCGTGCAATATGCACATCAACCGGTTGGCTGATGAGGCGGAAAAGGGGGTTTCCGTTGCCGGCGGCAAAGCAGTGCAGTTCAATACGATATCTATTTCCGACGGCATTTCCATGGGCACTGAGGGGATGAAATATTCTCTGGTTTCGCGCGAAATCATCGCGGATTCTATTGAAGCCGTTACGGCCTGCGAAGGGTTTGATGGCGTGGTGGCTTTCGGTGGGTGCGATAAAAATATGCCGGGCTGTCTGATGGCGCTGGCCCGGCTGAACCGACCATCGGTTTTTGTATATGGCGGAAGCATTAAACCCGGGTGCTATTGCGGAAAGGATGTGGATATTGTCTCTGTATTCGAAGCCGTCGGGCAGCATGCCAAAGGCGAAATCAGTTCAGCGGAGCTTGCGGAAATCGAACGCTGTGCCATTCCGGGTGCGGGATCGTGCGGCGGCATGTACACGGCCAACACAATGGCTTCAGCCATTGAGGCGCTGGGGATGGCGCTGCCGAACAGTTCTTCGCGCGTAGCGGTTTCGAAGGATAAAAAAGAGGAGGCGCATGCTGCCGGGCGGGCGGTGATGCATCTGGTGGAAAAGGGGATTAAACCCTCCGATATTCTTACGCGGACGGCATTTCTCAATGCCATAACCGTGGTTATGGCTTTGGGAGGATCCACCAATGCGGTGCTGCATCTGCTGGCTATGGCCAAAGCGGCCAAGGTCCGGCTTCGGCTGTCCGATTTTACTGCGGTTGGAAAAAGGGTGCCGGTGCTGGCGGATCTGAAGCCGAGCGGAAAATATGTGATGAATGATCTGGCGCAGATCGGGGGGGTGGCTCCGTTGATGGCCCGACTGATGAAGGAGGGGCTGATTGATGGAAACTGCATGACGGTTACCGGTAAAACACTGAAGCAGAATCTTGCTCTGGTGAAGCCTTATCCGAAAAAGCAGGAGATTATCCGGCCCATGAACCGTCCGGTTAAAAAGGAGGGGCATCTGGTCATTCTGAAAGGGAACCTGGCTCCTGACGGAGCCGTCGCTAAAATTTCGGGTAAAGAGGGACTTTTTTTTGAAGGAAAAGCCGTAGTGTTCAATTCCGAGGAGCAGGCGTTGAAAAAAATTCTCGACGGTTCAGTTAAGGCGGGGCATGTGGTGGTGATTCGTTATGAAGGTCCACAGGGCGGACCCGGTATGCGTGAAATGCTTTCGCCGACATCGGCGATTATGGGGCGCGGGCTGGGTAAAGAGGTGGCGCTGATTACCGACGGTCGGTTTTCCGGCGGAAGCCATGGTTTTGTGATCGGTCACATTACGCCGGAAGCCTATGTGGGCGGTCCGCTGGCACTGGTGAAAAACGGGGATATTATTTCCATTGATGCTTCCAGACGTTCTATTGAGGTAAAGCTTTCGGCAGCGGAACTTTCCCGGCGTTCAAGCGCCTGGAAACAGCCGCGTCCGAAACATAAAACCGGTGTGCTGGCCAAATATGCCAAGCTGGTCGGGCCTGCTTCTGAAGGGGCGGTGACAGGTTGA
- a CDS encoding amidohydrolase, with translation MSLLIKNVELNGACTDVLIKGNRFESIAPDIETGADEVLDGKGMAIIPGLINMHTHASMTLLRGYADDLHLHDWLNNHIWPLEAGMTEEDIYHGARLACLEMIKSGTTCFADMYWHYHGVARAVEEMGLRAVLSSVFIDLNDEGRAEKERKLAEKLYGESVRYSDRIGFSLGPHAIYTVSESSLKWAKRFAREHGLLFHIHLSETEKEVEDCLAEHGLGPVQWLEKNGVLDEQTLAAHVVHVSDEEIGILADRGVQVVHNPGSNMKLASGSFPFQKMLQAGVKLSLGTDGASSNNNLCMLEEMKLAALQAKVVHADPTLMPAKTVFDMATVNGAEALGLEAGVIAEGRLADCVLVDLENPRLVPGYDLISDMVYSADSSCVDTVICNGRVVMRHGYVDGEEEIIAAARTYKKRFQ, from the coding sequence ATGAGTTTACTGATTAAAAATGTAGAGCTGAACGGGGCGTGTACAGATGTTCTGATTAAAGGAAACCGCTTTGAGTCCATTGCTCCGGATATTGAAACCGGGGCGGATGAGGTGCTGGACGGGAAGGGAATGGCGATTATTCCGGGGCTCATCAATATGCATACGCATGCTTCGATGACGCTGCTGCGCGGTTATGCTGATGATCTGCATCTGCACGACTGGCTGAACAATCATATCTGGCCGCTTGAAGCCGGAATGACGGAAGAGGATATTTACCACGGGGCGAGGCTGGCCTGCCTGGAGATGATTAAATCCGGGACAACCTGTTTTGCGGATATGTACTGGCACTATCACGGTGTGGCGCGTGCCGTTGAGGAAATGGGGCTGCGCGCCGTACTGTCATCGGTATTCATCGATCTCAACGATGAGGGGCGGGCGGAAAAAGAACGTAAACTTGCGGAAAAGCTGTATGGAGAATCTGTACGCTATTCCGACCGCATCGGTTTTTCGCTGGGGCCGCATGCCATTTATACGGTTTCCGAATCATCGCTGAAATGGGCGAAGCGTTTTGCCCGTGAACACGGACTGCTTTTTCATATCCACCTTTCGGAAACGGAGAAAGAAGTGGAGGACTGCCTGGCGGAGCATGGGCTGGGGCCGGTCCAGTGGCTTGAAAAAAACGGTGTGCTTGATGAGCAGACGCTTGCCGCACATGTTGTGCATGTAAGCGACGAGGAAATCGGGATTCTTGCGGATCGCGGTGTGCAGGTGGTTCACAATCCGGGATCGAATATGAAACTGGCTTCCGGCAGTTTCCCGTTTCAGAAGATGCTGCAGGCGGGGGTGAAGCTTTCACTGGGGACCGATGGTGCGTCTTCGAACAATAATCTCTGTATGCTGGAGGAGATGAAGCTGGCCGCGCTGCAGGCTAAAGTGGTTCATGCTGATCCGACGTTAATGCCGGCAAAGACGGTGTTTGATATGGCTACGGTTAACGGGGCTGAAGCGCTGGGGCTGGAAGCGGGCGTGATTGCGGAGGGGCGGCTGGCCGACTGCGTTCTGGTGGATCTGGAGAATCCGCGCCTTGTTCCCGGATACGATCTTATTTCAGATATGGTCTACAGCGCGGATTCATCGTGTGTTGATACGGTGATCTGCAACGGTCGGGTGGTTATGCGGCATGGTTATGTCGATGGCGAAGAAGAGATTATCGCCGCGGCACGTACCTATAAAAAAAGGTTCCAATGA
- a CDS encoding GHMP kinase has translation MKLFVPGRICLFGEHSDWAGGYRRINADIEKGTALIVGTNQGLYAEVKPHPDKLILKACFEDGRRAEPIELPMERDALLNEAVKGGFASYAAGVAYQILTHYRVRGLEIDNYHTDLPVQKGLSSSAAITVLVARAFNRIYDLKMTVRGEMEYAYLGEITTPSRCGRLDQGCAYGNRPVKMTFDGDRLDVEELNVPVPLHYVIVDLKAHKDTVEILAKLNQCYPFAENETQKKVQEYLGPINADINARAAEAIRHGDAETVGRLMVEAQARFDEHLQPACPSQLTSPVLHKLLAYEPIQNYILGGKGVGSQGDGTAQFLVKNREAQDKVIEIIERDLQMPCMKLDIESVNQLRKAVIPAAGFGDQLFPSSKTLKKEMFPIIDHDGRAKPVIMVIVEQVLNAGVDEVGIVIQESDRELFEDFFHQRLPIEHLHKLPQEDQRYMQHIMDIGNKVSFIVQEGQEGFGHAVYSAREWVGNEPFILMLGDHLFASETDKPCIQQLIEVYEKTGRSVVGLRETPEEKIKHFGCATGIWESDCDMLSITEFVEKPTVEYARKHLDTQGVPEGHFLAIFGQYILTPHIFQLLEDHISRNVREGGAFQLTSCLDRLRQEEGFLGLRIKGRRFDIGNPEDYRQTLIEYQNS, from the coding sequence ATGAAGCTATTTGTTCCGGGCAGAATCTGTCTTTTTGGAGAGCACTCCGACTGGGCAGGCGGATACCGCCGCATAAATGCAGACATCGAAAAAGGTACGGCACTGATCGTGGGAACCAATCAGGGTCTGTATGCCGAAGTAAAACCGCATCCGGATAAACTGATTCTCAAAGCCTGTTTTGAAGACGGCCGTCGGGCAGAGCCCATTGAACTCCCTATGGAGCGTGATGCCCTGCTGAACGAAGCGGTTAAAGGCGGATTCGCCAGCTATGCCGCCGGTGTGGCCTATCAGATTCTTACCCACTACCGCGTCCGGGGCCTGGAAATCGATAATTACCACACCGACCTTCCGGTCCAGAAAGGGCTTTCCTCCTCGGCAGCCATTACCGTGCTGGTGGCGCGGGCGTTCAACCGGATCTATGATCTGAAAATGACCGTACGCGGGGAAATGGAATACGCCTATCTCGGCGAAATTACAACGCCGTCTCGCTGCGGCCGCCTGGACCAGGGCTGCGCATACGGAAACCGACCCGTCAAAATGACCTTCGACGGCGACCGGCTCGACGTAGAGGAACTGAACGTTCCGGTTCCGCTCCATTACGTCATCGTTGATCTGAAAGCGCACAAGGATACGGTCGAAATCCTCGCCAAACTGAATCAGTGCTATCCTTTCGCTGAAAATGAAACCCAGAAAAAGGTTCAGGAATACCTCGGCCCGATCAATGCCGATATAAATGCCCGTGCTGCAGAAGCCATCCGTCACGGCGATGCGGAAACCGTCGGCAGGCTTATGGTAGAAGCACAGGCCAGGTTCGATGAACATCTGCAACCGGCCTGCCCTTCCCAGCTGACATCACCCGTACTGCATAAACTGCTGGCCTATGAACCGATTCAGAACTACATCCTCGGCGGAAAGGGCGTCGGCTCGCAGGGCGACGGCACCGCACAGTTTCTGGTTAAAAACCGGGAAGCTCAGGACAAGGTGATTGAAATTATCGAACGCGACCTGCAGATGCCCTGCATGAAACTGGATATTGAATCCGTCAACCAGCTCCGCAAAGCGGTCATTCCGGCCGCCGGTTTCGGCGACCAGCTCTTCCCCTCTTCCAAAACACTGAAGAAAGAAATGTTCCCGATCATTGATCACGACGGCCGCGCCAAACCGGTTATTATGGTGATTGTTGAACAGGTACTGAATGCAGGTGTCGACGAAGTCGGCATTGTTATTCAGGAATCGGACCGCGAACTGTTCGAAGATTTTTTTCATCAGCGACTGCCGATTGAACATCTGCACAAACTGCCGCAGGAAGACCAGCGCTATATGCAGCACATCATGGACATCGGAAATAAAGTTTCGTTCATCGTGCAGGAGGGGCAGGAAGGCTTCGGACACGCGGTCTATTCGGCCAGAGAATGGGTGGGGAACGAACCGTTCATCCTGATGCTGGGCGACCACCTATTTGCTTCAGAAACCGACAAACCCTGCATTCAGCAGTTGATTGAAGTGTATGAAAAAACCGGTCGAAGCGTGGTCGGCCTGCGGGAAACCCCGGAAGAAAAAATCAAACACTTCGGCTGTGCCACCGGCATTTGGGAATCGGACTGCGATATGCTTTCCATCACGGAGTTTGTGGAAAAACCGACGGTGGAATATGCCCGCAAACATCTGGATACACAGGGCGTTCCCGAAGGTCATTTCCTCGCCATTTTCGGGCAGTACATTCTCACCCCGCACATCTTCCAGCTGCTGGAGGATCATATTTCACGGAATGTTCGCGAAGGCGGCGCGTTTCAGCTGACTTCCTGTCTCGACCGACTGCGCCAGGAGGAAGGCTTCCTCGGTCTGCGGATTAAAGGACGGCGTTTCGACATTGGAAATCCGGAAGATTATCGTCAGACCCTGATCGAGTATCAGAACAGTTAG
- a CDS encoding exopolysaccharide biosynthesis polyprenyl glycosylphosphotransferase — translation MKKSIVNVDSAGAKPSSYYRRAVFNAMAVAFSDAFVVSIAVVWAKLILLWINDLPLKLEHGYLIVPVWLVIAAVFRLLPGWGIGVVDELRRIQYALFIMLTLVLVASFFAKVTIVQSRIVFLFTYLFSAVLIPLGRAFMRGFIIRHAAWGVPVSVYGDRRSVITVIDALRGEPGLGYIPAAVFSDEAAQGSIIRGVSVRGDLHNITSRTPVAIVTSGTRRSRHQVVEMLEGPLAYYRRVILIPDLEDAPSLWVVPRDLQGILGLEITKNLLNPFSRFFKRFMDLVLVLGTSPLWAPLMLLLYILIWLEDRENPIFLQKRVGRTGGTFRTVKFRTMVPNAEEVLERALKKDAALRAEWEKHFKLKKDPRITKVGNFLRKTSLDEIPQLFNVLRGTMSLVGPRPLPQYHFDELPEQVRFLRDKVQPGITGLWQVSGRSEAGTAGMEKWDPYYVRNWSIWLDVVIIFRTFKAVFKQDGAY, via the coding sequence TTGAAAAAAAGTATTGTTAATGTTGATTCTGCGGGAGCGAAACCATCCAGTTATTACCGTCGTGCCGTATTCAATGCCATGGCCGTGGCCTTTTCCGATGCGTTTGTGGTGAGTATTGCGGTTGTATGGGCAAAGCTGATTCTGTTATGGATCAATGATCTGCCGCTAAAATTGGAACATGGGTATCTGATTGTACCGGTCTGGCTTGTTATTGCTGCGGTTTTCCGGCTGCTGCCCGGCTGGGGCATCGGGGTGGTGGATGAGCTCCGCCGGATTCAGTATGCCTTGTTCATCATGCTGACCCTTGTTCTGGTTGCTTCGTTTTTTGCCAAAGTAACCATTGTTCAGAGTCGTATCGTTTTTCTTTTCACCTATTTGTTCAGTGCGGTGCTGATTCCGCTGGGACGGGCGTTCATGCGCGGTTTTATTATCCGGCATGCTGCGTGGGGCGTCCCGGTTTCGGTGTACGGGGACCGCCGATCGGTGATAACGGTGATTGATGCGCTGCGTGGGGAGCCGGGGCTTGGCTATATTCCGGCGGCCGTTTTTTCGGATGAGGCGGCGCAGGGGTCGATTATTCGCGGGGTATCCGTGAGGGGAGATCTTCATAACATCACCAGCAGAACACCGGTAGCGATTGTGACTTCGGGAACGCGGCGTTCCCGGCATCAGGTGGTCGAAATGCTCGAAGGACCGTTGGCCTATTACCGCCGGGTCATTCTGATTCCTGACCTGGAAGATGCGCCTTCGCTCTGGGTGGTTCCCCGCGATCTGCAGGGGATTCTGGGACTGGAGATTACAAAAAATCTGCTGAATCCGTTTTCCCGGTTTTTTAAACGGTTTATGGATCTGGTGCTGGTTCTCGGGACATCGCCGTTATGGGCTCCGCTGATGCTTCTGCTGTACATTCTGATCTGGCTGGAGGACCGGGAAAATCCGATTTTTCTGCAGAAACGTGTCGGTCGGACGGGGGGGACGTTCCGTACCGTGAAGTTCCGGACCATGGTGCCGAATGCTGAAGAAGTGCTGGAACGTGCGCTGAAAAAGGATGCCGCACTGAGGGCGGAATGGGAAAAGCACTTTAAGCTGAAGAAGGATCCGCGGATAACAAAGGTTGGAAATTTTCTGCGAAAAACCTCGCTGGATGAAATCCCGCAGCTGTTCAATGTACTTCGCGGAACGATGTCATTGGTGGGGCCGCGGCCGCTGCCCCAATACCATTTCGATGAACTGCCGGAACAGGTCCGTTTTCTCCGTGATAAGGTGCAGCCGGGTATTACCGGTCTCTGGCAGGTTTCCGGCCGGAGTGAGGCCGGTACCGCCGGCATGGAAAAATGGGATCCGTACTATGTGCGGAACTGGTCCATCTGGCTTGATGTCGTTATCATCTTCCGTACGTTCAAGGCGGTCTTTAAACAGGATGGTGCATATTAA
- a CDS encoding NAD-dependent epimerase/dehydratase family protein, whose amino-acid sequence MKKALVCGAGGFIGGHLVKRLKNEGYWVRGVDLKRHEFSAVPADEFIVGDLRDPRLVASVVDEGIDEIYQLAADMGGAGYIFTGEHDAAVMHNSSLCNLNVVEEAVRKKVGKIFYSSSACIYPETIQTDPDNPGLKEVYAYPAQPDSDYGWEKLFSERLYMAYARNYGIEVHIARFHNIFGPEGAWSGGKEKAPAAMCRKIAEVENGGEIEVWGDGKQTRSFLYIDECLEGVRRLMESDCMDPVNIGSDEMISINGLAEMIATIAGKEIHLKHIPGPLGVRGRNSENSMIRGRLGWAPSLPLHIGMEKTYAWIEQQVRGCR is encoded by the coding sequence ATGAAAAAAGCATTGGTATGCGGAGCGGGCGGTTTTATTGGCGGGCATTTGGTTAAGCGACTGAAAAATGAAGGATATTGGGTTCGGGGAGTGGATCTTAAAAGGCATGAATTTTCTGCCGTACCTGCGGATGAATTTATTGTTGGAGATCTACGTGATCCGCGACTGGTGGCTTCAGTAGTAGATGAAGGGATAGATGAAATATATCAGCTGGCTGCGGATATGGGAGGAGCAGGATATATTTTTACCGGCGAGCATGATGCCGCAGTAATGCATAATTCATCTCTCTGTAATCTGAATGTGGTGGAAGAAGCTGTGCGGAAAAAAGTCGGCAAAATATTTTATTCTTCTTCGGCCTGTATTTATCCGGAAACGATACAGACTGATCCCGATAATCCGGGTTTAAAGGAGGTGTATGCTTATCCGGCTCAGCCGGATTCGGATTACGGTTGGGAAAAACTGTTCAGTGAACGGCTCTATATGGCTTATGCCCGTAATTATGGGATCGAGGTGCATATTGCCCGGTTTCATAACATTTTCGGACCCGAAGGAGCGTGGTCCGGCGGTAAAGAAAAAGCCCCGGCAGCCATGTGTCGTAAAATTGCCGAAGTAGAAAATGGCGGAGAGATTGAGGTGTGGGGTGATGGGAAACAAACGCGTTCGTTTCTGTATATTGATGAGTGTCTTGAAGGGGTACGGAGGCTAATGGAATCCGACTGTATGGATCCGGTGAATATTGGATCGGATGAGATGATATCGATTAACGGTTTGGCTGAAATGATTGCAACTATTGCGGGGAAAGAAATTCATCTGAAGCATATTCCGGGACCGCTCGGGGTGAGGGGGCGCAATTCAGAAAATTCAATGATTCGGGGGAGGCTTGGCTGGGCTCCTTCTCTGCCATTGCATATCGGTATGGAAAAAACATATGCATGGATTGAACAACAGGTTCGGGGCTGCCGGTAA